The following are encoded together in the Glycine soja cultivar W05 chromosome 5, ASM419377v2, whole genome shotgun sequence genome:
- the LOC114411167 gene encoding uncharacterized protein LOC114411167 codes for MKRNPRSTKCDPSYWEYVDAFHSTQNSNSSVKRSASSFEQPNPRRIMPMLDQFQPFIHDFIDNIIDVQADGNYGYWSVSGLLGMGEDSWSLVRTHLLIELGKFLEDYIKLFGGTDKFEELRISLHVDGTPDGILNILEATMTPTRQNEFVGYLLTGINPKKFDIPSGCTMDEPKDLIKQIAPHGIPPYGIH; via the exons ATGAAAAGAAACCCAAGGTCAACAAAGTGCGAtccatcttactgggagtatgtagaTGCTTTTCATTCTACGCAAAATAGCAATTCGTCAGTGAAGCGTAGTGCATCATCTTTTGAGCAACCCAATCCAAGAAGGATCATGcctatgttggatcaatttcagccATTTATCCACGACTTCATTGACAACATTATTGATGTCCAAGCTGATGGAAACTATGGGTATTGGTCGGTTTccggtttattaggtatgggtgaagactCTTGGTCATTGGTCCGCACCCATTTGCTTATAGAACTTGGCAAATTCTTAGAAGACTATATCAAGCTCTTTGGTGGCACGGAcaaatttgaggaattaaggatATCACTACATGTTGATGG AACACCAGATGGTATATTAAACATACTTGAAGCCACTATGACCCCTACTCGtcaaaatgagtttgttggttaCTTGCTCACAGGAATAAATCCCAAAAAGTTTGACATTCCTTCCGGATGTACCATGGATGAACCgaaggatttgatcaagcaaATTGCGCCTCATgggattcccccttatggtATTCATTAA